From one Lotus japonicus ecotype B-129 chromosome 3, LjGifu_v1.2 genomic stretch:
- the LOC130745680 gene encoding dirigent protein 21-like, whose product MAVPVALSFFLLLSLTLFSPTHGRVFSQNSHIKLPSESESPLRNKLTHLHFYYHDIRNSNNPTIVQIIDTPKNVPNGFGSTFVMDDAMTEGPELSSKQIGRAQGLFGLASLQDLGMFMLTNFAFTEGSEYAGSTLSMVGRNPISEQNREMAIVGGTGVFRFASGYAIANSLNSVSTPEHFIVEYNVTVSHA is encoded by the coding sequence ATGGCTGTTCCTGTTGCTCTTAGCTTCTTCCTTCTCTTATCTCTCACCCTCTTTTCTCCAACCCATGGACGAGTTTTCTCACAAAATTCCCACATCAAATTaccatcagaatcagaatcTCCTCTAAGAAACAAACTAACCCACCTCCACTTCTACTACCACGACATCAGAAACAGCAACAACCCCACAATTGTCCAAATCATTGACACCCCTAAGAACGTTCCAAATGGGTTTGGTTCCACTTTTGTGATGGATGATGCCATGACAGAAGGGCCAGAACTGAGTTCCAAGCAGATTGGAAGAGCTCAGGGTTTGTTTGGTTTGGCTTCTTTGCAGGATCTTGGGATGTTCATGTTGACAAATTTTGCTTTCACAGAGGGTAGTGAGTATGCAGGGAGCACGCTCAGCATGGTTGGGAGGAATCCCATATCGGAGCAGAATAGAGAAATGGCTATTGTTGGTGGTACTGGAGTGTTTAGGTTTGCTAGTGGCTATGCCATTGCAAATAGTCTTAATTCTGTTTCTACCCCTGAGCATTTTATTGTGGAGTATAATGTCACTGTTTCTCATGCCTGA